GTTAaaacagaaaaaggaaaataaagatGGGTGGTTCTTTCTACCACCTACCCCTAGTCTCCCATTTCATGTTGTTTTTATGTATTCGACTTGCTCTTGTGACGCAGAACGACACCTCTTACTTCGGGCCGGTGACCGGCCGCGTAGCACAGAGAATAGCCCGGGGCCGGTTCGTCCTCGACGGGAAAGTCTACCACCTGTACAGAAACGACGGCAGGAATACGATTCACGGTATGGACGCGTGCACCAGAGGATTGCTCTGCTCGGAAACAACCCCATGATCGACGAGTCGCCTTCTTTATCGATCGGTTCTTTCAACCTGCTACTATCTGTTAACGAAATAATTAACTTTTGCTACTGTACTTGTTCGTCTATTGAGGTGGTGGCAGAGGGTTCAGCAAAAGCATTTGGACGGTGAAGGAGTACGTCGGTGGCGGCGACTCGCCATACATCACCTTGTACTACCGCAGCTTCGACGGAGAGCAAGGTAAGCACATGAGTATCATCTTAAACACAGTCCTTTTCCAAACGAAAGTTTTGAAGCTTTTCAATTTGAGTAATCATATTCGTTAAATGTATGTAAACTTGTAATCAGGTTTCCCGGGGAACCTGGACGCGTACGTGACGTACCGGCTGTCGAGCCCCTACACGCTGGGCGTGCACATGAACGCGACGGCGCTGGACAAGGCGACGCCGGTGAACTTCCTGCAGCACACGTACTGGAACCTGGGCGGGCACGGCAGCGGCGACGTCCTGGGCCACACGCTCCGGCTCTTCGCGTCGCGGCACGTCCCGCTGGACGAGGAGCTCCTCCCTTCGTCGGGCCTCGTCGCGCCCGTGGCCGGCACGCCCTTCGACTTTCGGACCCAGACGCCCATCGGGGCGCGCATCCACAAGGTCATGGGCGGGCGCATCGCTGGGTACGACGCCAACTACGTCATCGACGGGGAGGGCATGCGGCCTGTGGCGGTCGCCAGGGACGGCGCGTCCGGCAGGGCGCTGGAGCTGTGGGCGAACCAGCCGACCATGCAACTGTACACGGGGAACTGGCTGAACCACACCAAGGGGAAGGACGGCAAGGTGTACGAGCAGTACGGCGGGTTCTGCCTGGAGACGATGGGGTACGTGGACGCCGTGAACCACCCCGAGTTCCCGTCGCAGACCCTGAGGCCCGGCCAGGTGTACAAGCACGACATGCTCTTCAAGTTCTCGTTCTAGGTGCATGATTAGGTTTGGTGTATTGTGCACTAGCAAGCACCAGCTGTAAAATCAGTTCATTATTGGTCTTTGGAGGCAATAACAATATCGGATCCATCAGAGGAGATCATGATATTCTTTTGACTAAAATAAAGAACTAGTTCGTGTCTTGTGTTTTATTGCTTCCAAAACAGTTTCTTACTATTACTAATCAGAGGCTCCCGGTAAGCCCTACGGTGATTCTTCGATAAGAcacattaagaaaaaaattaagaaattctaaaaaacaTCCGATAGTTGATTTTGTAGGTCCTAATATATATTAAGTTTTGTCAAATCCGATGAGTTCGTGCATCCACtgaatagaagaaaaaaatcattgtgCTGTCCAATGCGATgactaaaaatacatttttcatcggTTATAATGAACCGACAATCATACTTCATCAATTTTTACCGCTGTTTCATATAAAAAAACTGACAATAATGATAGATATCATGAAGCGATATTGGTGATTGATTATTAATGtcggtatatatatatatatatactggcgctgatgaggatatataattattatttcATAAATATCGTATACCTATAAGAGGTGTATGATGGTCATGCATATCTTACTCAATTAAGTGCCACTCGTAACCACCTCAGAGTAGGGGGTACGAAGATAAAGTACAAGGAAGCTAATCCCAAAGAATAGGGAAGCTATCTCTCATTCGGTAAGGGGTTCCTATAAGAGGTGTATGACGTCTCGAAATTGACCGTgtaaacataattttttctattcATAAATTGTCTTGCTTCCTGAATGTGACGTGTAGCGATATCTAGCCAATGGAAATAGCCGAAGATCCGGGTACtcatggaaggcttgagtaaccggTTTGATTATAGATCGTGAGATCTGCATCCCTCCGAGTGCATTaacgaagaggatgttcaggaaactccctccatcgataagaACTTAGCTAACCCCATGGTTGTTTATCATAGGCTTGATCACTATCGAGAAGCGACCAGGTCGTACGAAATTATCAGAGCAGTCTTCTTGGTCAAAGGAGATTTcggtgtccgaccacttcacAGTTTGTCGACCCTTGGGGATGGTGGCTAGGACTTCTTGCACCACTATCTTATATTATCGCTTGGACTCATAGGATGCAgaaccaccaaacatgtggttgATCGTCCTCTCGCTCGGCTGGAAAGACATCGTGTCTGTGTCATCTTCGCTACTGTCCAAGTCGGAGTCCCCGCTTTGGGTCGCGACTTGAACCTTCTTTCCCTTG
This genomic window from Phragmites australis chromosome 7, lpPhrAust1.1, whole genome shotgun sequence contains:
- the LOC133924344 gene encoding uncharacterized protein LOC133924344 isoform X1, whose product is MARRELFLALLCLVAFELAAGVADARKMVSVYELKRGDFSVKITNWGVRIMSVVLPDSKGNLADVVLGRDTIAEYVNDTSYFGPVTGRVAQRIARGRFVLDGKVYHLYRNDGRNTIHGGGRGFSKSIWTVKEYVGGGDSPYITLYYRSFDGEQGFPGNLDAYVTYRLSSPYTLGVHMNATALDKATPVNFLQHTYWNLGGHGSGDVLGHTLRLFASRHVPLDEELLPSSGLVAPVAGTPFDFRTQTPIGARIHKVMGGRIAGYDANYVIDGEGMRPVAVARDGASGRALELWANQPTMQLYTGNWLNHTKGKDGKVYEQYGGFCLETMGYVDAVNHPEFPSQTLRPGQVYKHDMLFKFSF